One Rosa chinensis cultivar Old Blush chromosome 5, RchiOBHm-V2, whole genome shotgun sequence genomic region harbors:
- the LOC121053066 gene encoding protein ECERIFERUM 26-like isoform X2 gives MMKQNKSNRVAVRSKLTAVSSRPVNPGTIHSFTGLDHAMALHSVHVIFYYKEKLFSYFDLDPFRVCLSETLSLYPPVTGRIVRREVDGEWEVKCNDAGVRVVKATVATTLDEWLATADGAEERLLTAWDDMPHGDSSSWSPYRIQGYD, from the coding sequence ATGATGAAGCAGAACAAGAGCAACCGGGTGGCTGTCCGTTCAAAGCTAACGGCAGTATCCAGCCGGCCGGTGAACCCGGGTACGATCCATTCTTTCACGGGTCTGGATCATGCAATGGCCCTGCACAGCGTTCACGTGATATTCTACTACAAGGAGAAGCTGTTTTCATATTTTGACTTGGACCCGTTTAGGGTGTGTCTCTCGGAGACCCTATCGCTGTACCCGCCAGTGACGGGTAGGATAGTCCGGAGAGAGGTCGACGGTGAGTGGGAGGTCAAGTGTAACGATGCCGGCGTGAGGGTGGTGAAGGCCACGGTGGCGACAACACTTGATGAGTGGCTGGCAACTGCTGATGGGGCGGAGGAGAGGTTGTTGACGGCGTGGGATGATATGCCTCATGGTGATTCTAGTTCATGGTCGCCGTATAGAATCCAG